The Streptomyces noursei ATCC 11455 sequence GGCCCCCTGACCGGCCCTTTCCTGGTCGACGAGGGCGCTGAAGCCGCGTATGACGCCGTCGTCGAGCAGCCGGTTGATCCGCGCGTAGGCGTTGGCCCGGGAGACGTGCACCTGCTCGGCGACGGAGCGTATCGAGGCCCGGCCGTCGGTCCGCAGCAGGCGCAGGATGGCGCGGTCGATGGTGTCCAGGGGGCGGGCGGCCGGAGCAGACGGGGCGGGTGCCGCCGACGGTTGCCCGCCCGGATTGGCCATCTGTTCCTCCGGCATGTGCTCTCGCCTCCCCTTGATGGACTCCCTGTCTTCATCACAGGCCGTGGAGGACCGTTTGTCCACAGGCTGAACCCGGCTGTAGCCAAAATGCATCGACGACCGAACAATCGGTAGGGAGGGGTCACCCGCCCCGACTGTTCGCGTTCCGCCCGGCCTCCCCAGCCACCGCCGGGAGGCATCCCCGCTCGCCCCCACCCCGTGAGGCGCATCGCGCCACCCCTTCGATGACGAGGAGGTGCCCGTCATGACGGTCCTTGAGCAGCCCGGCAGCAGCAGGCACACCAGTGGCCCTGCCGGCCCGCCGCCCGCCTGGCGGCCGCGCGTCGATCCCGCGCCCCTGCTGCCCGAGGCCGAGCCGCATCGCCTCCTGGGCACGGACGCCGCCCGCCGGCTCGACCCCGCGCTGTTGAAGCGGCTCTACACCGAGCTGGTGCGCGGCCGCCGGTACAACACCCAGGCCACCGCCCTGACCCGGCAGGGCCGGCTGGCGGTCTACCCCTCGTCCGCGGGCCAGGAAGCCTGCCAGGTCGCCGCGGCCCTCGCCCTCGACGAGCAGGACTGGCTCTTCCCCAGCTACCGCGACACCCTCGCCGCCGTCGCCCGCGGCCTCGACCCGGTACAGGCCCTGACCCTCCTGCGCGGAGACTGGCACACCGGCTACGACCCGTACGAGCACCGCATCGCCCCCCTGTGCACCCCGCTCGCCACCCAACTCCCGCACGCCGTGGGCCTGGCGCACGCCGCCCGCCTCAAGGGCGACGACGTGGTCGCCCTGGCGATGGTCGGCGACGGCGGCACCAGCGAGGGCGACTTCCACGAGGCGCTCAACTTCGCGGCCGTCTGGCAGGCACCGGTCGTCTTCCTCGTGCAGAACAACGGCTTCGCGATCTCCGTGCCGCTGGCCAAGCAGACCGCCGCGCCGACCCTCGCCCACAAGGCGGTCGGCTACGGCATGCCCGGCCGCCTGGTGGACGGCAACGACGCCCCCGCCCTGCACGAGGTCCTCACCGAAGCGGTCCGGCGGGCCCGCGAGGGCGGCGGCCCCACCCTCGTCGAGGCCGTCACCTACCGCATCGACGCCCACACCAACGCCGACGACGCCACCCGCTACCGCACCCAGGCCGAGGTCGAGTCCTGGCGGGCCCACGATCCGATAGCCCTCCTGGAGCGCGAGCTGACCGACCGCGACCTGCTCACCGAAGAGTTCGCCACCGCCACCCGGGACGGCGCCGAACGACTCGCCGCCGACCTCCGGGAGCGGATGCACACCGAACCGCCGCTC is a genomic window containing:
- the pdhA gene encoding pyruvate dehydrogenase (acetyl-transferring) E1 component subunit alpha, whose product is MTVLEQPGSSRHTSGPAGPPPAWRPRVDPAPLLPEAEPHRLLGTDAARRLDPALLKRLYTELVRGRRYNTQATALTRQGRLAVYPSSAGQEACQVAAALALDEQDWLFPSYRDTLAAVARGLDPVQALTLLRGDWHTGYDPYEHRIAPLCTPLATQLPHAVGLAHAARLKGDDVVALAMVGDGGTSEGDFHEALNFAAVWQAPVVFLVQNNGFAISVPLAKQTAAPTLAHKAVGYGMPGRLVDGNDAPALHEVLTEAVRRAREGGGPTLVEAVTYRIDAHTNADDATRYRTQAEVESWRAHDPIALLERELTDRDLLTEEFATATRDGAERLAADLRERMHTEPPLDPMDLFDHVFTQQTGQLRAQAAQLRAELDAEAEGHPETTTGTATPAQEARP
- a CDS encoding Lrp/AsnC family transcriptional regulator; translation: MPEEQMANPGGQPSAAPAPSAPAARPLDTIDRAILRLLRTDGRASIRSVAEQVHVSRANAYARINRLLDDGVIRGFSALVDQERAGQGASAYVTLKIVQNSWRTVRKQLTALPGAAHIALVSGDFDVLLLVHTKDNRELRELVLTRIQSIPEVLSTRTLLVFEETDLGLEEGRAGD